The Populus nigra chromosome 19, ddPopNigr1.1, whole genome shotgun sequence genome includes a window with the following:
- the LOC133680097 gene encoding vacuolar fusion protein MON1 homolog, with the protein MSSSDSNSSSVDDPNPNPKPLDYQFDTLNLEQGSGSIIIQNDDDEEGRQQDQGSSVNGSLNVNSNNHEQDDRIGLVRSVVVTRTNSEVEVDVNGPSSPSSSGYAGERGSSGVSEDDEIQEVAIDSALHEVFDSQAAWLPGKRHVDEDDASISWRKRKKHFFILSHSGKPIYSRYGDEHKLAGFSATLQAIISFVENGGDRVKLVRAGKHQVVFLVKGPIYLVCISCTEQPYESLRGELELIYGQMILILTKSVNRCFEKNPKFDMTPLLGGTDVVFSSLIHSFSWNPATFLHAYTCLPLAYGTRQAAGAILHDVADSGVLFAILMCKHKVVSLVGAQKASLHPDDMLLLSNFIMSSESFRTSESFSPICLPRYNPMAFLYAYVRYLDVDTYLMLLTTSSDAFYHLKDCRIRIEMVLLKSNVLSEVQRSMLDGGMHVEDLPADPLSRPGSASPHFGEHQEPTDSPRRFREPFAGIGGPAGLWHFIYRSIYLEQYISSEFSAPINSPQQQKRLYRAYQKLYASMHDKGNGAHKTQFRRDENYVLLCWVTPDFELYATFDPLADKGLAIKTCNRVCQWVKDVENEIFLLGASPFSW; encoded by the exons ATGTCCTCATCCGATTCCAACTCCTCCTCCGTTGACGATCCCAACCCTAACCCCAAGCCTTTGGATTACCAATTCGATACCCTAAACCTTGAACAAGGATCCGGTAGCATCATCATCCAAAACGACGACGACGAAGAAGGACGACAACAAGATCAAGGCTCCTCTGTAAATGGATCGCTGAATGTAAACAGTAACAATCACGAACAAGATGACAGAATTGGCCTCGTCAGGAGTGTCGTGGTGACGCGGACGAACTCGGAGGTGGAAGTGGACGTGAACGGGCCTTCCAGCCCGAGCAGTAGTGGATACGCCGGCGAGAGAGGGAGCAGTGGCGTCAGTGAGGATGATGAGATACAGGAGGTTGCAATTGATAGTGCTCTCCATGAGGTTTTTGATTCACAAGCTGCCTGGTTGCCTGGCAAACGTCATGTCGATGAG GATGATGCTTCCATATCATGGAGGAAAAGGAAgaagcatttttttatattgagtcaCTCTGGAAAACCAATATATTCCAG ATATGGAGATGAACACAAGCTAGCAGGATTTTCAGCGACACTGCAGGCCATAATTTCATTTGTGGAGAATGG GGGGGATCGTGTCAAATTGGTTAGGGCAGGAAAGCACCAG GTGGTTTTTCTTGTAAAAGGACCAATTTACTTGGTGTGCATCAGCTGCACGGAACAGCCATATGAATCATTGAGGGGGGAATTGGAGCTTATTTATGGTCAG ATGATACTCATTTTAACAAAGTCGGTTAATAGATGTTTTGAGAAAAATCCAAAGTTTGATATGACTCCATTGCTTGGAGGAACGGATGTTGTCTTCTCATCTCTCATCCATTCATTTAGTTG GAATCCAGCAACATTTCTCCATGCATACACTTGTCTTCCCCTTGCTTATGGAACGAGGCAAGCTGCAGGTGCTATACTGCATGATGTTGCTGATTCTGGTGTTCTCTTTGCAATATTAATGTGCAAACACAAA GTTGTTAGTCTTGTTGGTGCTCAAAAAGCTTCTCTTCATCCTGATGACATGCTGCTACTTTCCAACTTCATAATGTCTTCAGAATCATTTAG GACATCTGAATCTTTCTCGCCAATTTGCCTGCCAAGATATAACCCAATGGCATTTTTGTATGCTTATGTCCGTTATCTTGAT GTTGACACATACTTGATGTTGCTTACCACTAGTTCAGATGCCTTTTATCATCTTAAGGATTGCAG GATTCGTATCGAAATGGTTCTTTTGAAGTCAAATGTTCTTAGCGAAGTTCAGAGGTCCATGCTGGATGGTGGGATGCATGTTGAGGATTTGCCTGCTGATCCATTGTCTCGTCCTGGATCTGCTTCTCCTCATTTTGGGGAGCATCAGGAACCGACCGATTCTCCTAGGAGATTTAGGGAACCATTTGCTGGGATTGGTGGTCCTGCTGGACTTTGGCATTTCATATATCGTAGTATCTATCTGGAGCAATATATATCTTCTGAGTTTTCGGCACCAATTAATAGTCCACAACAGCAGAAAAG ATTGTACAGGGCTTACCAGAAACTTTACGCTTCGATGCATGATAAAGGCAATGGGGCCCACAAAACACAGTTTAGAAGAGATGAGAATTATG TTCTCCTCTGTTGGGTCACCCCAGATTTTGAGCTTTACGCGACATTTGATCCACTTGCAGACAAG GGTTTGGCAATAAAGACTTGCAACAGGGTCTGTCAATGGGTGAAAGATGTTGAAAATGAGATATTTTTGCTGGGAGCAAGCCCCTTTTCATGGTGA